CAAGATGTGGACCCAGGGCGTGCCCGTGGAGGACGAGGCCCAGAAGCAACTGGAGAACGCGGCGCGCCTGCCCATCGTGTTCAAGCACGTGGCCGCCATGCCCGATGTGCACTACGGCATCGGCGCCACGGTGGGATCGGTGATTCCCACCTTCAAGGCCATCATCCCGGCGGCCGTTGGCGTGGACATCGGCTGCGGAATGATGGCGTGCAAGACCACGCTGCACGCCAACGACCTGCCGGACAACCTGGGCCCGCTGCGCTCCGCGATCGAAAAGGCCGTGCCGCACGGCAGCAACCCGCGCCGCATGGGCCGCGACAAGGGCTCGTGGGAAACGCCACCCGATGAGAGCGATGCGGCCTGGGCCGCCCTGAAGGGCGAGTTCGACGCGATCTGCGAGGACTATCCGCGCTTTGCCAGCACCAACCACCACAAGCACCTGGGAACGCTGGGTACCGGCAACCACTTCATCGAGGTGTGCCTGGACGAACACGGTGGCGTGTGGTTCATGCTGCATTCAGGCTCGCGCGGAGTGGGCAACGCCATCGGCACGCACTTCATCGAGCTGGCCAAGAAGGATGCCGAGCTGCACCAGCGCAACCTGCCCGACCAGGACCTGGCGTATTTCGAGGAAGGCGCCCGGTATTTCGGCGACTACGTGCGCGCCGTGGGCTGGGCGCAGAAGTTCGCGCGCGCCAACCGCGAGGTGATGATGCAGCGCGTGATCGCGGCCGCCCGCAAGGTGATCGCCAAGCCCTTCGAGGCCCATGTGGAAGCGGTGAACTGCCACCACAACTATGTGAGCCGCGAGACGCACTTCGGCGAAGACGTGTTCGTCACCCGCAAGGGCGCCGTGAGCGCCAAGGCCGGCGAGCTGGGCATCATTCCCGGCAGCATGGGCGCCAAGAGCTTCATCGTGCGCGGCAAGGGCAACCCGGAGAGCTTCATGAGCTGCAGCCACGGCGCGGGCCGCAAGATGAGCCGCACCAAGGCCAAGAAGCTCTACACCATCGCTGACCAAATTGCCGCCACGGAAGGGGTGGAATGCCGCAAGGACGCCGATGTGATCGACGAGATCCCGATGGCCTACAAGGACATCGACGCCGTGATGGCGGCGCAGGAAGACCTGGTGGAAGTGGTGTACACGCTCAAGCAAGTGGTGTGCGTGAAGGGATAGCGCAATGAGGGGGGAATGCAGTGATTGATGCACGGACGATCAGAACCGCCGAGAGAGACATGAACCGCCTGTACGCCAATTGCCAGAAGGTGTCTGTGCATCGGTCATCCACCCCATCCGAACGAAACGCAAGAATCAAGGCCTGGGAGGAATTTCGCAGTTACCAAAGCCCGCTTTGGGAGCTTTGGAGTGCGCAGGCACAAGCCAGCATCGTGCAGAGCAGTGGCTACTGGAGGCGCGTGGCATTGCTGTACCTGGAACTGAGTCCCCGGTTTTTTCGCTCCGGCTACCTTCGTGACGCCGTGGCGCACCGGCTCAAACAAGCCGCCTTGATCGCTTCAGAACGCAAGGCAGTCCAGGCGAGCCTGCTGGGCGCGCTGCAAAGAAGGCCTTCCACGGGCCACTTCGTCCATGACTGCCGCCTGGCCATCCAGGTGGCGGACTCTTGCTTTCTGGCAACGCTGGACCAGCTATGCCATCAAGAAGATGGCTGGACCCGGGGCCGCGCTCGGCGCATGAGGCAGGCCATCCAACGGCACGCCACCCCAGCCGCATCTAACCAATCGCGAACATCAGTCCTTTGACAGACATCGGCGCACAACGCGCATGCGCAAAGCATTTCATGCAGTACACGGAAACACAAGACTTGGCCCGCGCCATGCTGACCCTCGACGGCTCCCACGGCGAGGGCGGCGGGCAGATCCTGCGCACCGGCCTGGCGCTGTCCCTGGTGACCGGCCGGCCGCTGCGCATAGACCACATCCGCGCGGGCCGGCCCAAGCCAGGACTGATGCGTCAGCACCTGGCCTGCGTGCAGGCGGCGGTGCAGGTCTGCGGCGGGCAGGCGGAAGGCGCCGAGCTGGGATCGCAGGCGCTGCAGTTCATGCCCGGCCCGGTGCAGGCGGGCGACTACGCCTTCGCGATCGCCGGGGCCGGCAGTTGCCTGCTGGTGCTGCAGACCGTGCTGCCCGCGCTGATGCTGGCTGGCGCGCCCAGCCGGGTGCAGCTTTCGGGCGGCACGCACAACCCCATGGCGCCCCCGTTCGACTTCCTGCAGCGGGCCTTTGCGCCGCTGGTGCGGCGCCTTGGCGTGGGGCTGGAGCTCACGCTGCGGCGCCGGGGCTTTTATCCCGCAGGCGGCGGCGAGGTGCATGCAGTCATCGCGCCCGCGTCAGGCCCGCTGGCGCCGTTCGATCTGCTGGACCGCGGCGCGCGCCGCAGCGCCTGGGCCGAGGCCCTGGTGCCGGGGCTGGCCCGCGGCATCGCGGTGCGCGAGCTGGCGGCGCTGCGCCAGCAACTGGACTGGAGCGAAGGCGACGACCCGTGGCGCATCCCGCCCGCACGGCAGAACGAAGGCCCGGGCAACGCCCTGCTGGCGGTGCTGGAGCACGCCGAGGTGACCGAGGTGTTCTGCGCGCTGGGTGAGCGCGGCATGCCGGCCGAACAGGTGGCGCGCCAGCTGGCCGGCGAAGTGCGCTCGTTCGAGCGCAGTCGCGGCGCTGTCGGTCCGCATCTGGCGGACCAGTGGATGCTGCCGCTGGCCCTCGCCGTCTGGCGCAGCGGCCAGCGGGCGAGCTACACGGCCGAGGCGATCACCCCGCATGCCAGCACGAATGCGCAGGTCATCGCGCAGTGCCTGCCGGTGCGCATCGCCATGGCGCCCTGCGCGGGTGCCACGCGCATCGACATCGAGAAAGCCGCATCGCCGGCATAACCATATGCGCGGAGTGTCGTAGGCATGGGCCAAAATGTTTTTTTGCCTGTCCCGTACCTGTCCAACCTGGAGACGCCATGAAAGTCGAGAACATCCTGCAAACCATCGGCAACACGCCCCATGTGCGCATCAACCGCCTGTTCGGCGCGGGTGCCAACGTCTGGGTCAAGTCCGAGCGCAGCAACCCCGGCGGTTCGATCAAGGACCGCATCGCCCTGTCGATGGTGGAAGACGCGGAACGCAGCGGCGCGCTGCAGCCCGGCGGCACGATCATCGAGCCCACCTCGGGCAACACGGGCATCGGACTGGCCCTGGTGGCGGCGGTGAAGGGCTACCGGCTCATCCTGGTGATGCCCGACAGCATGAGCGTCGAGCGGCGCCGCCTCATGCTGGCCTACGCTGCGCAGTTCGACCTCACCCCGCGCGAAAAGGGCATGAAGGGCGCCATCGCCCGCGCCGAGGAGCTGCGCGCGCAGACCCCCGGCGCCTGGGTGCCGCAGCAGTTCGAAAACCCCGCCAACATCGACGTGCACGTGCGCACCACGGCGCGGGAAGTGCTGGCGGACTTCCCCGATGGCCTGGACGCGCTGATCACCGGCGTGGGCACGGGCGGCCACCTGACGGGTGTGGGCCGCGTGCTGAAGGCGAAGTTTCCGGCCCTCAAGATCTTCGCGGTGGAGCCCGTGGCCTCGCCCGTGATCTCCGGCGGCCAGCCGGCGCCGCACCCGATCCAGGGCATCGGCGCGGGCTTCGTGCCCAAGAACCTCGACACCAGCCTGCTCG
This region of Acidovorax sp. GBBC 1281 genomic DNA includes:
- a CDS encoding RtcB family protein encodes the protein MNYLQRNVENGVPIKMWTQGVPVEDEAQKQLENAARLPIVFKHVAAMPDVHYGIGATVGSVIPTFKAIIPAAVGVDIGCGMMACKTTLHANDLPDNLGPLRSAIEKAVPHGSNPRRMGRDKGSWETPPDESDAAWAALKGEFDAICEDYPRFASTNHHKHLGTLGTGNHFIEVCLDEHGGVWFMLHSGSRGVGNAIGTHFIELAKKDAELHQRNLPDQDLAYFEEGARYFGDYVRAVGWAQKFARANREVMMQRVIAAARKVIAKPFEAHVEAVNCHHNYVSRETHFGEDVFVTRKGAVSAKAGELGIIPGSMGAKSFIVRGKGNPESFMSCSHGAGRKMSRTKAKKLYTIADQIAATEGVECRKDADVIDEIPMAYKDIDAVMAAQEDLVEVVYTLKQVVCVKG
- the rtcA gene encoding RNA 3'-terminal phosphate cyclase — its product is MLTLDGSHGEGGGQILRTGLALSLVTGRPLRIDHIRAGRPKPGLMRQHLACVQAAVQVCGGQAEGAELGSQALQFMPGPVQAGDYAFAIAGAGSCLLVLQTVLPALMLAGAPSRVQLSGGTHNPMAPPFDFLQRAFAPLVRRLGVGLELTLRRRGFYPAGGGEVHAVIAPASGPLAPFDLLDRGARRSAWAEALVPGLARGIAVRELAALRQQLDWSEGDDPWRIPPARQNEGPGNALLAVLEHAEVTEVFCALGERGMPAEQVARQLAGEVRSFERSRGAVGPHLADQWMLPLALAVWRSGQRASYTAEAITPHASTNAQVIAQCLPVRIAMAPCAGATRIDIEKAASPA
- the cysK gene encoding cysteine synthase A translates to MKVENILQTIGNTPHVRINRLFGAGANVWVKSERSNPGGSIKDRIALSMVEDAERSGALQPGGTIIEPTSGNTGIGLALVAAVKGYRLILVMPDSMSVERRRLMLAYAAQFDLTPREKGMKGAIARAEELRAQTPGAWVPQQFENPANIDVHVRTTAREVLADFPDGLDALITGVGTGGHLTGVGRVLKAKFPALKIFAVEPVASPVISGGQPAPHPIQGIGAGFVPKNLDTSLLDGVIQVDAEPAREYARRAAREEGLLVGISSGATLAAIAQKLPELPAGAKVLGFNYDTGERYLSVEGFLPS